One genomic window of Channa argus isolate prfri chromosome 5, Channa argus male v1.0, whole genome shotgun sequence includes the following:
- the LOC137127796 gene encoding tripartite motif-containing protein 16-like protein, with translation MAEPFIPVTINHLCCRICNELLRTPVTVPCGHNFCMRCIEDSWNQNESRNFQYSCPECLAIFPFKPPLIRNTTLDQLVKDTQNLSKKRKQQDLRASLKDLKRFRSCTKTGTPGTICERHNWPLDVYCCTDELIICAMCALDKHQRHRTARVEIERERKQVELQKMQGKFKEILQQQEKIRNNAEKIFEQIPEEAKQTKDSCESVVVNVIDSLQEHYLSVKNLIEAQEAAAAAHVQVTLQALEAKMKVMKKTDAELDCLAKTKSDVDFLQQWPSLQVSCEADHLHQFQVLEDPLLPFELTKRDVEQLGNQLKEFCDKEFASICQTGLPEVNCAVTEQNVEPETRAQFLQYACELTLNPATAHEDLVVSEGDKEVTMRPQVSKCPSIRYPERFVHRRQVLCREGLEAERCYYEIEVEGDKVEIALAYKTIDRKTRNKMSAFGGNAISWSLDRSKNYSVSNNNTSVQLTTSPSHPKIGIYLKFKEGTLSFYEVSDSMKFLYMVKAKFTESLYPGFWLGEKSCIRICDLRQD, from the exons ATGGCAGAGCCTTTTATCCCTGTGACGATTAATCACCTCTGCTGTCGAATCTGCAACGAGCTCCTCAGGACTCCTGTGACTGTTCCCTGTGGACACAACTTCTGCATGAGGTGTATTGAGGATTCCTGGAATCAAAATGAGAGTCGTAACTTTCAGTACAGCTGCCCTGAATGTCTTGCTATATTTCCTTTCAAACCTCCACTGATCAGGAACACAACTCTGGATCAGTTGGTAAAAGACACACAGAATCTCAGTAAGAAGAGAAAGCAGCAGGATTTAAGAGCCTCCCTGAAGGATTTGAAGAGATTCCGGAGTTGTACAAAGACGGGGACACCAGGAACCATTTGTGAGAGGCACAACTGGCCCCTGGATGTTTACTGCTGCACAGatgagctgatcatctgtgcaatGTGTGCTTTAGATAAGCATCAACGACACCGAACTGCCCGTGTGGAAATTGAGCGGGAGAGAAAACAG GTCGAGCTGCAGAAGATGCAGGGAAAATTCAAGGAGATTCTCCAGCAACAAGAAAAAATACGGAATAACGCAGAGAAGATCTTCGAACAGATTCCG GAAGaggccaaacaaacaaaggacTCCTGTGAAAGCGTTGTGGTCAATGTCATAGATTCCCTTCAGGAACACTACCTGTCAGTGAAAAATCTCATTGAAGCCCAGGAGGCGGCTGCTGCAGCTCATGTTCAGGTCACTCTTCAGGCTCTGGAGGCCAAGATGAAGGTGATGAAGAAGACAGATGCTGAACTGGATTGTTTAGCAAAGACTAAGAGCGATGTCGATTTCCTGCAA CAATGGCCTTCATTACAGGTCTCCTGTGAAGCAGACCATCTTCATCAATTTCAAGTTTTAGAGGATCCACTTCTCCCCTTTGAGTTAACAAAGAGAGATGTGGAACAACTTGGGAATCAGCTGAAGGAATTTTGTGACAAAGAATTTGCTTCAATCTGTCAAACTG GTCTCCCTGAAGTGAACTGCGCTGTGACTGAACAGAATGTGGAGCCAGAAACTAGAGCACAGTTCCTGCAGT ATGCATGTGAGCTCACTCTGAACCCTGCCACAGCTCACGAGGACTTGGTTGTTTCTGAAGGAGACAAAGAGGTGACGATGAGACCCCAGGTGTCTAAGTGTCCAAGTATTCGTTACCCGGAGAGGTTTGTGCATCGAAGGCAGGTGCTGTGCAGGGAGGGACTGGAGGCCGAGCGCTGCTACTATGAGATAGAGGTGGAAGGGGACAAGGTAGAGATTGCTCTTGCCTACAAAACTATAGACAGGAAAACCCGCAATAAAATGTCAGCTTTTGGAGGAAATGCTATCTCCTGGAGTCTTGATCGGTCCAAAAATTACTCTGTGAGTAACAACAATACAAGTGTCCAGCTCACCACATCCCCCAGTCATCCCAAGATTGGGATCTACCTGAAGTTCAAAGAGGGAACTCTGTCATTCTATGAGGTGTCAGACAGTATGAAGTTTCTTTACATGGTTAAGGCCAAGTTCACAGAGTCACTGTATCCAGGCTTCTGGCTCGGAGAGAAAAGTTGCATCAGGATTTGTGATTTGAGACAGGATTAA